The genomic stretch CCTTCATCTTGTTGCGCACTTCGAGCATGTCGCGCACCGGGATGCCTTCGGTGATGCAGATCGCCAGGTCGAGGTCGGCCTCGACGGCTTCCCAGATCGCGGCAGCAGCGCCGGCGGGCGGCACATAGATGACCGACACGGTGGCGCCGGTCGCCTTGGCGGCTTCACCGACGTTGGCATAGATGGGAATGCCTTCGAAGTCTTCGCCGGCCTTCTTGGGGTTCACGCCGGCCACGAAGCAGTTCTTGCCGTTCGCGTAGTCACGGCACATGCGGGTGTGGAACTGCCCGGTCTTGCCCGTGATGCCCTGGGTGATGACCTTGGTGTCCTTGTTGATCAGGATGCTCATATCGATTCCTCTCAGGGCAATTACTTCACCGCGGCCACGACTTTTTGCGCGGCTTCGGCCATGGTGTCGGCGGAGATGATGGGCAGGCCGGATTCGGCCAGCATCTTCTTGCCCAGGTCTTCGTTGGTGCCCTTCATGCGCACCACCAGCGGCACTTTCAGGCCCACCGCGCGGCTGGCGGTGATGACACCGTCGGCGATCACGTCGCAGCGCATGATGCCGCCGAAGATGTTGACCAGGATGGCCTTCACGTTGGGGTTCTTCAACATGATCTTGAAGGCCTCGGTGACCTTCTCGGCGGTCGCGCCGCCGCCCACGTCGAGGAAGTTGGCCGGCTCGCCGCCGAACAGCTTGATGGTGTCCATCGTCGCCATGGCCAGGCCCGCGCCGTTGACCAGACAACCGATGTTGCCGTCGAGCTGGATGTAGGCCAGGTCGAATTTGGAGGCTTCGATTTCGGCCGGGTCTTCTTCGTCGAGGTCGCGGTAGGCGACGATCTCGGGATGGCGGAACAGCGCGTTGGCGTCGAAGTTGAACTTGGCGTCGAGCGCCTTGATGTTGCCGTTGCCCTCGAGGATCAGCGGGTTGATCTCGGCCAGGCTGGCGTCGGTCGCCATGTAGCACTCATAGAGCTTGCGGAACACGTCGATGGCCTGGGCCACCGAGGCGTCGGGCACGCCGATGCCCTTGGCCAGTTCGGTGGCCTGGGCGTCGGTCAGGCCCGCCGCCGGGTCGACGAACACCTTGATGATCTTCTCGGGGGTGGCGTGCGCCACTTCCTCGATGTCCATGCCGCCTTCGCTGGAGGCCATCATCGCGACGCGCTGCGTGCCGCGGTCGGTGACGGCGGCGACGTAGTATTCCTTCTTGATGTCGGCGCCTTCTTCGATCATCAGGCGGCGCACCTTCTGGCCTTCCGGGCCGGTCTGGTGGGTCTTGAGCTGCATGCCCAGGATCTGCTCCGACAGCGACTTGACCTCGTCCAGCGAGCGCGCCAGCTTCACACCACCGCCCTTGCCACGGCCACCGGCGTGGATCTGGGCCTTCACCACCCACACCGGGCCCCCGAGCTTCTGTGCCGCTTCGATGGCTTCCTGCACGGTGAACGCGGGATAGCCGCGCGGCACCGGCACACCGAAATTGCGCAAGATCTCCTTGCCTTGGTACTCATGGATCTTCATGGTGTGTCGCTCTCTAAGACGGTTCTACGGGGGAGGGTTGCAGGAGACCGGACTGGCCTTCGTGGGGCCGGTACCAGCGCGGGTAATGGAGGCGCACCGCTTCACCATCCGATCGCAGCGCATGGCAGCGGTCGAGCTGGAACGGGGCTTGTTGGGTGTCGGCGCTCGCGCCTTCGCGCACGTCGAAGACCTCGCCGGCAAAGGCCTGGATCACGGCGGTGGGAAGCACCTGGGTCATCTCGGTGATGTGGGTGCAGCCGTGTATGCCGCCCAGGCGCTCTTTGACGGCCTGGCGGAAGTTGCGGAACAGGTTCAGGCCCACCAGGCGCGCGTAGGCGTCGCCGTGCTGGTCGCAGTGCCCCGGGTAGGGCATGCTGTCGGTGACGGCGCCGGCCGACACGATGTTGAGTTCGCGATCGACCACCAGCCGCAAGGTCATGTCGTGGAAGGGCTCGCCGGCGCGGCGGACGCCGCTGGCCAGTTGGTGGTCGCGCGTCTTGACGTCGACCAGGCGGGCGTCGACCTCCCAAAGGCCGTCGTCACGGACATAGACGGCAAGGTCGATGCTGCGGCGGTGCTTGAGCTGGCGTTGGGGAGCAGCCGTGGGAAGAGCCATGTCAGCCGGTTTCAGGCGAGTGTCGGCGAGCCCGTCACTTTAGCATGGTGCGTCGCATCAAACCTTGCAGCTGCCTGTCAAGGAGGGTTTGTAACCGGCGGGGGCTTGTCGGCGGGGCGACGAGGGGCCGGAAGTGGCGGCCTTGCGGCCCGGCGTCACAGGTCGTCGTCGGTGCCGCGCACCACACGGCGGATCACCTCGGCCGAAAAACCGCGGCCGGCGAGAAAGCGCATCTGACGGGCACGCTCTGCCGGCTCGGTGGCGACGAGGCCGAATTTGCGCTGCCAGACCGCCTGCGCGCGTTCGTATTCAGTGCCGCGCGCGCGCTCGAGCGCCTCGGCCACCAGCTCGGTGTCCAGCCCATGCCCGTGCAGTTCCTGCCGCAACCGCGCGGTGCCGAAGCGGGCCGACTTGCGGTGCATCACCGACTCGACGAAACGGGCCTGCGACAGCAAACCCTGGGTTTCGAGTTGGTCGAGCACCGCCTGCAGCTGGCCCGGCTCTTCTTCGTGCGGCGCAAGCTTGCGCTCCAGCTCACGGCGCGAGTGCTCGCGCGCGGCCAGATACTTCAACGCCCGGCCCTTCAGCGACAGCTTGCCGAAACCCACCGGTGCCCCCGGCCTGTGCGCACCGCAGGGGTGCGAGTCACTCGTCCTTGGCGGCGGCCTTGCCGCGGCCGGCCGGCTTCTCGGGCTTTTCGGCCGGCGCGTCGGCGGCGGCCGAGGGCGCCGCCCCGGCCAGCAGCGGGATGCCCAGCGAGCTGCGCACCTTGTTCTCGATCTCGAAGGCGATGTCGGGGTTCTCGCGCAGGAACTCGCGGGCGTTGTCCTTACCTTGGCCGATCTTTTCGCCGTTGTAGGCATACCAGGCGCCCGATTTCTCGACGATGCGGGCATTCACGCCCATGTCGATGATTTCGCCTTCGCGGCTGATGCCTTCACCGTAGAGGATGTCGAAGTCGGCTGTCTTGAACGGCGGCGCCACCTTGTTCTTGACGACCTTGACCTTGGTCTCGTTGCCGATGACTTCCTCGCCCTTCTTGATCGAGCCGACACGGCGGATGTCGAGCCGCACCGACGCGTAGAACTTCAATGCATTGCCGCCGGTGGTGGTTTCGGGCGAGCCGAACATCACGCCGATCTTCATCCGGATCTGGTTGATGAAGATGACCATGCAGTTGGTCTTCTTGATCGTGGCGGTCAGCTTGCGCAGCGCCTGGCTCATCAGTCGCGCCTGCAGACCGGGCAGGCTGTCGCCCATCTCGCCTTCGAGTTCTGCCTTGGGTGTCAACGCGGCGACCGAGTCGACGACGATCAAATCGACCGAGCCGGAGCGCACCAGCGCATCGACGATTTCGAGCGCCTGCTCGCCCGTGTCAGGCTGGGAAATCAGCAGGTCTTGCAGGTTGACGCCCAGCTTCTGGGCGTATTGCGCGTCGAGCGCATGCTCGGCGTCGATGAAGGCGCAGACGCCGCCCTGCTTCTGCATCTCCGACACCACCTGCAAGGTCAGCGTGGTCTTGCCCGACGATTCGGGGCCGTAGATCTCAACCACCCGGCCGCGCGGCAGGCCGCCGACGCCCAGTGCGATGTCGAGCCCGAGCGAACCTGTCGAGACCACCTGGGTGTCTTCGACCGCCTCGCCTTCGCCCAATCGCATGATCGAGCCCTTGCCGAACTGCTTTTCGATCTGGGCCAGCGCGGCCTGCAGGGCTTTCGCCTTTTCGGTGTTCAGGGCAGATTTGGTGGGTGCGTCCATGCAGTTCTCCGTTGATCGCGGCATTATCGCAAAAGCTGGATGTTTGTACAGTGCTTGTGCTGTGTGTCGCATCGATCGGTCCCCCGGCCTCGGTATTTCTCTTGGGGACGGTATCCCTGTCGGCATCCCTACAATCGCGTCACGATCGACTTCCCGCCCACACAGCATGCCCACCTGCTGCCGGAGACCCTCATGCGTATCCTGATCGCGGAAGACGATCAAGTGCTGGCCGACGGCCTGCTTCGGTCCCTGCGAAACTCCGGCTATGCGGTCGACCAGGTCGGGTCGGGCGCCGAGGCCGACGCTGCCCTGTCGTCGCACGAGTTCGACCTGGTGATCCTCGACCTTGGGTTGCCCAAGCTGCACGGTCTCGAAGTGCTCAAGCGCCTGCGGGCGCGCGGCACGACAACGCCGGTGCTGATCCTGACGGCGGCCGACAGCATCGAGGAGCGCGTCAAGGGCCTCGACCTGGGCGCCGACGACTACATGGCCAAGCCGTTCTCGCTGCAGGAGCTCGAAGCGCGCGTGCGGGCGTTGACGCGACGCGGCCTAGGCACCGCGTCGAGCGTCATCAAGCACGGTCCGCTGACCTTCGACCAGACCGGCCGCGTGGCCTACATTCATGACCAGATGGTGGAGCTGTCGGCGCGCGAACTCAGCCTGCTCGAAGTGCTGCTACAACGCGCCGGCCGCCTGGTGAGCAAGGACCAGCTGGTCGAGCGATTGTGCGAATGGGGCGAGGAAGTCAGCAACAACGCCATCGAGGTCTACATCCACCGCCTGCGCAAGAAGATCGAACAAGGGCCGATACGCATCGCCACGGTGCGTGGGCTCGGGTACTGTCTTGAGAAGATTCCGGGCTGAGCGCCGCGTGTGGCGCGCCGCCGGCCGCCTGCCGTGATACGGGAACAACGCTCGCTGTTCGGCGAGATCCTCGACTGGATGCTCGCGCCGCTGCTGCTGCTGTGGCCGATGAGCGTGGCGCTGACGTGGCTGGTGGCCGAGGACATCGCCGCGCGTCCCTTCGACCGCGCGTTGGGCGAGGTGGCGCGCTCGCTCGGGCAGCAGATCTCGAACGCCGACGTCAAGGGCGGCCTGCAGTTGCCGGAGACGATCGCCGAGATGCTGCAGGCGGACAACGCCGACACGGTGTACTTCCAGGTGGTGGGCTCGCGCGGCGAGTACCTGGCCGGCGACCCGCAGCTGCCGCAGCCCACGGTGGAACAGAGTGGGCGGGCGGGCGAGCTCAAATACCGCGACGCGGAGGTTCACAACGACGCGATCCGCGTGGCTTACGTGTTCGTGCCCTTGCCGGGCGAGGCCGGGCGGTCGCTGGGGCTGGTGCAGGTGGCCGAGACGCTCAACAAGCGTTCGCAGCTCGCCACCGAAATCATCAAGGGCGTGATCCTGCCGCAGTTCGTGATTCTGCCGGTGGCGGTGCTGCTGGTCTGGCTGGCGCTGGCGCGGGGCATCGCACCTCTGGCCGAGCTGCAGGAGCGCATCCGCCGGCGCCAGAGCGACGACCTGAGCCCGATCGACGAGCGTGAGGCGCCCGAGGAAGTGGCGCCCCTGGTGCGCTCGATCAACGACCTGCTCGGGCGTTTGGATCAGTCGATCAAGGCGCAGAAGCACTTTCTGGCCGACGCCGCCCATCAGCTCAAGACGCCGCTGGCGGGCCTGCGCATGCAGGCGGAACTGGCGCAGCGCGAAATCGACGCGGGGCAGCGCGACCCCCAGGAACTGAAGAAGTCGCTGCGCCAGATCGCGCACTCCAGCCAGCGCGCAGCGCATCTGGTGAACCAGCTGCTGGCGCTCGCGCGGGCGGAGAACCAGGGCCAGTCGCTGCACCGCCAGGACGTGGCGCTGGCGCGCCTGGCCGCCGATGCCGTGCGCGATTTCGTGCCGCGCGCGCTCGAAAAGCGCATCGATCTGGGCTACGAAGGTCCGGACCAGGCCCGCTACTTCGGCGGGACGCCGGTGCGCGTGCTCGGCAACCCGTTGCTGGTCAAGGAGCTGATCCGCAACCTGGTCGACAACGCGATCCTCTACACGCCTGAAGGCGGCACCGTGACCGTGCGCGTGGTTCACGACCCCTTCGGGCAGGTCGGGGTGGTGCAGGTCGAGGATTCCGGCCCGGGCATTCCGGTGACCGAACGTGAGCTCGTGTTCCAACCCTTCTATCGGGCGCTTGGCACCGGCGTGGACGGCAGCGGACTCGGGCTGGCCATCGTGCGAGAGATCGCGCAACAGCACGACGCCGACATCAGCGTGGAAGACGCGCGCGCGCTGCCGGCGTCCCCGGTCGACCCTGCGGCCGCCCACGGCCGCGGCACGCTCATCACGGTGCGCTTTCCGGTCGCCCCCGCGGCGGCGCCACCACCTTCGGCCGATTCTCCGAACGAAGTGCACCCCTGACGGATTGAACGGCTGCGCCCGCCTCTCGGCGCCCCGGTGCGGTCCGCGAACGACGCCGCCTGGCGGTCGCATCGCCGCATGCACCGGGCCGGACAGCCGCAAGTGACGGCTGATGCGGCGCCGCCACCGCGAGCGCCGGCGCCGATCACTTTGCTGCACCGCAGGTCTGGGAAAACCCCGGGCGCCATCCGGCCGCCACCGCGATTCAATGTCAGTCCTGCGGTGCAGCAGCCCGGTATCCGCCTCGATCGCGGCAGGCCTCGCACCGTTGCCAGGCAAGGAGAACGGCGTGAAGGGTAGTTGCATCACCGCGGCGCAGCCGGCGCCGCTTCGCTTGTATTTGGATGCGCTCGAGCGGGCAGCGCGCATGCGGGGCGACCGCAGCGCCTGTGTTCATCCGCATGCAGCGTGTCAGCGTGACAGTGCTTGCGGTGGAGGCGGCCTGTGAGCGCCGGCGAGGGCACGCGGCGGCGGGTGGCCGCGAGGCTGGCTGCCGGGGCTCTGGCCTCGGCCTTGGCGGTCGTGGCCGGGTGGTGGTGGCTGGCCCCGAGCGATCCGGTGCCGCCCGTCCAGGACAAGGGCGCGCCGGTCGGCCGGGCCACGGGGTTCAGCGTCATGGCGGCCGGCTCCGGTGGCCATGCCGCGTCTGCGGCGGTGGAAGCGCCCCTGGCGCAGATCGAGCGGCGCGTGTTCGAGCGAGGTTCGCTGCGCGGCACCACGCCCGACGGCGATTGGGCCCTCGATGCGCAAGGCCAGTTGCGCCCGGGCCTTGGCCTGCGTCGTCGCTTCGACTACTACCTGTCGGCCCACGGCGAGGTGAGCGTGGACGACATCGGCCGGCTGATGCTGCAGCAGGCAGCACGCGAGCTGGCGCCGGAAGCGGTGGCCCAGATCAAGACGGTATGGGAGCGTTACCTCGCGCTGCAGCGCTACGGGTTTACCCAACAGGTGCAGCTCGACGACCGCAGTGCCTGGTCGGCCGCGCTGGCCGAACGGCAACGGGTGCGCCGCCAAATCCTCGGGCCGGCGTGGGCCGAGGCGTTCTACCGCGAGGAAGAAGAGGCGCTGGCGCGGCACATCACCGGCGAGGCTGCTGCTCAGGTGTCGGCCCTGCTGCCCGATCCGCGACGGCTAGACGCCGCCACCTTGCACCAGCAGCGTGTCGCGCAGTTCGGCCCGGAGGCCGCGGAGCGGCTCCGCCAGGAAGACGAGGCTTGGGCGCAGTGGCAACGCAGGCTGTTGCGGGCGCATGCCGAGATCGAGGCCTTGCGTCGGGCACCCGAGTTGTCGCAGCCGCAGCGCGATGCGGCCATCGAACGCTACCTTCAGGAGCATTTCGACGCGGCCGAGCGGATGCGGGTCCTGGCCTTGATGGCAGCGCGCTGACACGTCGGCGTCGCAGCTCCCGCACCGCCGGGGCACCGTGGGGTACCCGTTGCCACTGGCGGTGCGCCGTGACGGTCAGCTAGAGTCATGCCGCAATGGGGGTGGGTCGCCGGGCGACTACGTCGGCTTGTGCCGCACCGTCTGCGGTCTCTCGGCCGCACCTTTGTGAACCGGCTCGCCGCCGTCTGCGCGGCATGGGGGATGCGATGACTTCTATGGCTCGCCGCTGGCAGTTCTGGATCGACCGTGGCGGCACCTTCACCGACGTGGTGGCCAAACGCCCCGACGGTTCGATCGCCACGGCGAAGCTGTTGTCGGAGAACCCGGAGCACTACCGCGACGCCGCGGTGGCCGGGATCCGGCGTTTGCTGGGGATCGCAGAGGAGGATTTGATCACGCCGGACCGGGTCGAGTGCGTGAAGATGGGCACCACGGTGGCCACCAACGCACTGCTCGAGCGCAAGGGCGACCGGACCGTGCTGGTGACCACGCGGGGGTTCCGCGACGCGCTGCGCATCGCGTACCAGAACCGGCCGCGGCTGTTCGACCGGCACATCGTGTTGCCCGAGTTGCTGTACGAGCGTGTCATCGAAGCGCACGAGCGCATCGGCGCCGACGGCGAGGTCGTCGAAGCACTCGACGGCTCGGCCCTGCGCCGGGCGCTGCAGCAAGCCTACGACGACGGGTCGCGCGCCTGCGCGATCGTCTTCATGCACGCCTGGCGCTATCCGCAACACGAGGCGCTGGCGGCCGAACTCGCGCATCACGTCGGCTTTACGCAGGTGTCGGTCTCGCACCGCGTCAGCCCGTTGATGAAATTCGTCTCGCGCGGCGACACCACGGTGGTCGACGCCTATCTGTCGCCGATCCTGCGGCGTTATGTCGAGCAGGTCGCCAACGAGATGCCCGGTGTGCCGCTGTACTTCATGCAGTCGTCCGGTGGCCTGACACTGGCCGACCGCTTCCAAGGCAAGGACGCCATCCTCAGCGGGCCTGCAGGCGGCATCGTCGGCATGGTGCGCACCGCGCTGGCGGCGGGACACGACAAGGTGATCGGCTTCGACATGGGCGGCACCTCGACCGATGTGTCGCACTACGCCGGCGAGTTCGAGCGCGCCTTCGAGACGCAAGTGGCGGGCGTGCGCATGCGCGCGCCGATGATGAGCATCCACACCGTGGCGGCGGGCGGCGGGTCGGTCCTCGAGTTCGACGGTGCCCGGCTGCGGGTGGGGCCAGCGTCTGCCGGGGCATCGCCCGGGCCGGCGTGCTACCGGCGCGGCGGGCCGTTGACCACCACCGATGCCAACGTGATGCTGGGCAAGATCCAGCCAGACTATTTCCCGAAGTTGTTCGGCCCCCAAGGCGACGATCCGCTGGACCGTGGTGTGGTCTTGCAAGGCTTCGCGACGTTGGCTGACGAGGTGGGCCGCAAGTCGGGCCGGGTGGTCGCCCCCGAGGAACTGGCCGAAGGTTTCCTGCAGATTGCGGTGGCGAACATGGCCAACGCGGTCAAGAAGATCTCGGTGGCGCGCGGCTACGACATCACGCGCTACACCTTGCAGTGTTTCGGCGGCGCGGGTGGGCAGCACGCTTGCGCGGTAGCCGATGCCCTCGGCATGACCCGAGTGTTTGTGCACCCGCACGCCGGTGTGCTGTCGGCCTACGGCATGGGCCTGGCCGACCAGTCGGCGATGCGTGAGGCGGCCGTCGAACAGCCGCTCGACGACGCTGGCATGGGCATGCAAAGGGCGGAAGCGGCCCTGGAGGTGATTGCCGAGCAGGCGCGCCAGGAACTGCTGGCCCAGGGTTGCGCGCCGGAGCGCCTGCAGGTGCAGCGCCGGGTGCACCTGCGCTACGAAGGCACCGACACGGCGCTGGTGGTCCCGCTCGGTGCGCCTGCGGCGCTGCGCGCGGCGTTCGAGCAAGCCTATCGCCAGCGCTTTGCCTTCCTGATGCCGGACAAGGCGCTGATCATCGAGTCGGTCTCGGTCGAAGCCCTCGCACCCGGCGATGCGGTGGTCGAGCCCCAAGCCGAAGCGCCCGAACATCAACCCGAGCGTGACACCGTGGTGCAGATGCACGCCGACGGGCAGTGGCATGGCACCGGCCTGTACCTGCGCGCGTCGCTGCGCCCCGGCGCGGTAGTGGACGGCCCTGCCATCATCGCCGAACGGAACGCCACGACGGTCGTCGAGCCCGGCTGGCAGGCGCGCGTCACGGGGCTCGATCACATCGAGCTGTCGCGAGTGGTGCCCCGCCCGCGGCAGCATGCGGTGGGTACCGCGGCCGACCCCGTGATGCTCGAAGTGTTCAACAACCTGTTCATGAACATCGCCGAACAGATGGGCCTGCGGCTGCAGAACACGGCCTATTCGGTCAACATCAAAGAGCGGCTCGACTTCTCCTGTGCGCTGTTCGACGGCGACGGCAACCTGATCGCGAATGCGCCCCACATGCCGGTGCACCTGGGGTCGATGAGCGAGTCGATCAAGACCGTGATCGCCCGCAATCCCGAGATGGCGCCGGGCGACGTCTATGTGCTCAACGACCCGTACCACGGCGGCACCCATTTGCCCGACGTCACCGTCGTGACACCCGTGTTCGACGACGCTGGCGTCGAGGTGCTGTTCTATGTCGCCTCGCGCGGCCACCACGCCGACATCGGCGGGATCTCGCCGGGCTCGATGCCGCCCTTTTCCCGCACGATCGACGAAGAAGGCGTGTTGCTCGACAACGTGAAGCTGGTCGAAGCCGGGGTGCTGCGCGAGGCCGAGCTGTTGGCGCTGCTGACCGCAGGTCCCCATCCGGCGCGCAATCCGCGGCAGAACCTGGCCGACCTGCGGGCGCAGGTGGCGGCCAACGAGAAAGGCGTGCAGGAGCTGCGGGCGATGGTGGCGCAGTTCGGGCTCGACACGGTGCGGGCGTATATGTGCCACGTGCAGGACAACGCCGAGGAAAGCGTGCGGATGGCGATCGCACGGCTCGATCCCTCGCTGTCGCGTGACGGGCGCTTCAGTGTCGCGCTCGACAACGGCGCGCGCATCTGCGTGGCGGTTCGCATCGACCGCGAGCGGCGCTCGGCGGTGATCGACTTCACCGGTACCTCCGCGCAGCTGCCTGACAACTTCAATGCACCTCGCGCCGTCACGATGGCCGCGGTGCTGTACGTGTTCCGCACCCTCGTCGACGCTGACATCCCGCTCAACGCGGGATGCCTGAAGCCCCTCGAGGTCATCGTGCCGGCCGGCTCCATGCTGAACCCGCTGCCCCCCGCAGCTGTCGTCGCGGGCAACGTCGAAGTGTCCACTTGCGTCACCAATGCTCTGTACGGTGCGCTCGGCGTGCTGGCCGGCAGCCAGCCGACGATGAACAACTTCACCTTCGGGGACGAGAGGTATCAGTACTACGAGACCATTGCCGGGGGATCGGGGGCGGGGATCGACACCAGCGCGACCGTGGCGTCCGGCACCGGTGCGGCTGCCGGCGGGGACAGGGATGGGGCGCGGGGCTTCGACGGCACGAGTGTCGTGCAGACTCACATGACCAACTCGCGCCTGACCGACCCGGAGGTGCTGGAGTTTCGCTATCCGGTGCGGCTCGAGCGTTACGAGATCCGAGCTGGCA from Caldimonas brevitalea encodes the following:
- the sucC gene encoding ADP-forming succinate--CoA ligase subunit beta, which codes for MKIHEYQGKEILRNFGVPVPRGYPAFTVQEAIEAAQKLGGPVWVVKAQIHAGGRGKGGGVKLARSLDEVKSLSEQILGMQLKTHQTGPEGQKVRRLMIEEGADIKKEYYVAAVTDRGTQRVAMMASSEGGMDIEEVAHATPEKIIKVFVDPAAGLTDAQATELAKGIGVPDASVAQAIDVFRKLYECYMATDASLAEINPLILEGNGNIKALDAKFNFDANALFRHPEIVAYRDLDEEDPAEIEASKFDLAYIQLDGNIGCLVNGAGLAMATMDTIKLFGGEPANFLDVGGGATAEKVTEAFKIMLKNPNVKAILVNIFGGIMRCDVIADGVITASRAVGLKVPLVVRMKGTNEDLGKKMLAESGLPIISADTMAEAAQKVVAAVK
- a CDS encoding DUF2889 domain-containing protein, which codes for MALPTAAPQRQLKHRRSIDLAVYVRDDGLWEVDARLVDVKTRDHQLASGVRRAGEPFHDMTLRLVVDRELNIVSAGAVTDSMPYPGHCDQHGDAYARLVGLNLFRNFRQAVKERLGGIHGCTHITEMTQVLPTAVIQAFAGEVFDVREGASADTQQAPFQLDRCHALRSDGEAVRLHYPRWYRPHEGQSGLLQPSPVEPS
- the recX gene encoding recombination regulator RecX, with product MGFGKLSLKGRALKYLAAREHSRRELERKLAPHEEEPGQLQAVLDQLETQGLLSQARFVESVMHRKSARFGTARLRQELHGHGLDTELVAEALERARGTEYERAQAVWQRKFGLVATEPAERARQMRFLAGRGFSAEVIRRVVRGTDDDL
- the recA gene encoding recombinase RecA, with the protein product MDAPTKSALNTEKAKALQAALAQIEKQFGKGSIMRLGEGEAVEDTQVVSTGSLGLDIALGVGGLPRGRVVEIYGPESSGKTTLTLQVVSEMQKQGGVCAFIDAEHALDAQYAQKLGVNLQDLLISQPDTGEQALEIVDALVRSGSVDLIVVDSVAALTPKAELEGEMGDSLPGLQARLMSQALRKLTATIKKTNCMVIFINQIRMKIGVMFGSPETTTGGNALKFYASVRLDIRRVGSIKKGEEVIGNETKVKVVKNKVAPPFKTADFDILYGEGISREGEIIDMGVNARIVEKSGAWYAYNGEKIGQGKDNAREFLRENPDIAFEIENKVRSSLGIPLLAGAAPSAAADAPAEKPEKPAGRGKAAAKDE
- a CDS encoding response regulator transcription factor produces the protein MRILIAEDDQVLADGLLRSLRNSGYAVDQVGSGAEADAALSSHEFDLVILDLGLPKLHGLEVLKRLRARGTTTPVLILTAADSIEERVKGLDLGADDYMAKPFSLQELEARVRALTRRGLGTASSVIKHGPLTFDQTGRVAYIHDQMVELSARELSLLEVLLQRAGRLVSKDQLVERLCEWGEEVSNNAIEVYIHRLRKKIEQGPIRIATVRGLGYCLEKIPG
- a CDS encoding sensor histidine kinase, which produces MLAPLLLLWPMSVALTWLVAEDIAARPFDRALGEVARSLGQQISNADVKGGLQLPETIAEMLQADNADTVYFQVVGSRGEYLAGDPQLPQPTVEQSGRAGELKYRDAEVHNDAIRVAYVFVPLPGEAGRSLGLVQVAETLNKRSQLATEIIKGVILPQFVILPVAVLLVWLALARGIAPLAELQERIRRRQSDDLSPIDEREAPEEVAPLVRSINDLLGRLDQSIKAQKHFLADAAHQLKTPLAGLRMQAELAQREIDAGQRDPQELKKSLRQIAHSSQRAAHLVNQLLALARAENQGQSLHRQDVALARLAADAVRDFVPRALEKRIDLGYEGPDQARYFGGTPVRVLGNPLLVKELIRNLVDNAILYTPEGGTVTVRVVHDPFGQVGVVQVEDSGPGIPVTERELVFQPFYRALGTGVDGSGLGLAIVREIAQQHDADISVEDARALPASPVDPAAAHGRGTLITVRFPVAPAAAPPPSADSPNEVHP
- a CDS encoding lipase secretion chaperone, with protein sequence MSAGEGTRRRVAARLAAGALASALAVVAGWWWLAPSDPVPPVQDKGAPVGRATGFSVMAAGSGGHAASAAVEAPLAQIERRVFERGSLRGTTPDGDWALDAQGQLRPGLGLRRRFDYYLSAHGEVSVDDIGRLMLQQAARELAPEAVAQIKTVWERYLALQRYGFTQQVQLDDRSAWSAALAERQRVRRQILGPAWAEAFYREEEEALARHITGEAAAQVSALLPDPRRLDAATLHQQRVAQFGPEAAERLRQEDEAWAQWQRRLLRAHAEIEALRRAPELSQPQRDAAIERYLQEHFDAAERMRVLALMAAR
- a CDS encoding hydantoinase B/oxoprolinase family protein, which gives rise to MTSMARRWQFWIDRGGTFTDVVAKRPDGSIATAKLLSENPEHYRDAAVAGIRRLLGIAEEDLITPDRVECVKMGTTVATNALLERKGDRTVLVTTRGFRDALRIAYQNRPRLFDRHIVLPELLYERVIEAHERIGADGEVVEALDGSALRRALQQAYDDGSRACAIVFMHAWRYPQHEALAAELAHHVGFTQVSVSHRVSPLMKFVSRGDTTVVDAYLSPILRRYVEQVANEMPGVPLYFMQSSGGLTLADRFQGKDAILSGPAGGIVGMVRTALAAGHDKVIGFDMGGTSTDVSHYAGEFERAFETQVAGVRMRAPMMSIHTVAAGGGSVLEFDGARLRVGPASAGASPGPACYRRGGPLTTTDANVMLGKIQPDYFPKLFGPQGDDPLDRGVVLQGFATLADEVGRKSGRVVAPEELAEGFLQIAVANMANAVKKISVARGYDITRYTLQCFGGAGGQHACAVADALGMTRVFVHPHAGVLSAYGMGLADQSAMREAAVEQPLDDAGMGMQRAEAALEVIAEQARQELLAQGCAPERLQVQRRVHLRYEGTDTALVVPLGAPAALRAAFEQAYRQRFAFLMPDKALIIESVSVEALAPGDAVVEPQAEAPEHQPERDTVVQMHADGQWHGTGLYLRASLRPGAVVDGPAIIAERNATTVVEPGWQARVTGLDHIELSRVVPRPRQHAVGTAADPVMLEVFNNLFMNIAEQMGLRLQNTAYSVNIKERLDFSCALFDGDGNLIANAPHMPVHLGSMSESIKTVIARNPEMAPGDVYVLNDPYHGGTHLPDVTVVTPVFDDAGVEVLFYVASRGHHADIGGISPGSMPPFSRTIDEEGVLLDNVKLVEAGVLREAELLALLTAGPHPARNPRQNLADLRAQVAANEKGVQELRAMVAQFGLDTVRAYMCHVQDNAEESVRMAIARLDPSLSRDGRFSVALDNGARICVAVRIDRERRSAVIDFTGTSAQLPDNFNAPRAVTMAAVLYVFRTLVDADIPLNAGCLKPLEVIVPAGSMLNPLPPAAVVAGNVEVSTCVTNALYGALGVLAGSQPTMNNFTFGDERYQYYETIAGGSGAGIDTSATVASGTGAAAGGDRDGARGFDGTSVVQTHMTNSRLTDPEVLEFRYPVRLERYEIRAGSGGAGRWRGGDGGTRVVRFLAPMTASILSNGRGAGGFGLAGGAAGAAGRNRVVRADGRTEVLGHIGSADMAPGDLFIIETPGGGGYGRAP